One candidate division TA06 bacterium genomic window carries:
- a CDS encoding glycosyltransferase family 9 protein: MPNKQKILVVRHDRLGDAINAVPVLMALKKAKPEAVVTYMAASAFVELFTGQPYLDEVSIWPNNLWHLVKALRRGHYDVLLMLHPSKLLAWAALFAGVKQKAGLGFRPYYVLTGFKHSHNGRKLSAPPGFDTSCGNSANGGAYRNDGHVLHETEYNFSVARSIFDLPKEIEPPQIFLSDTEEAEAKNVLMSMNVRTPIAVLPANRGSSANWEPERYRQLVQKLVETKQEVLILGGPGEEEILSRVKGETNAPTAGPDLTLRRLAAILANCRQVIGSSTGTLHLAAAAGAKTVGLFCPAPASRPERWRPLGEEHVQLVPVSDYCEKCKPDAKCNLGGIALEKVLGHIFINGSIL; encoded by the coding sequence TTGCCCAATAAACAGAAAATATTAGTGGTCCGGCATGACCGGCTGGGCGACGCCATCAATGCCGTGCCGGTGCTGATGGCGCTCAAAAAAGCCAAGCCCGAGGCGGTGGTTACATATATGGCGGCTTCTGCGTTCGTAGAACTTTTCACCGGCCAGCCTTATCTGGACGAAGTGAGCATCTGGCCAAATAATCTTTGGCATTTAGTGAAAGCATTGCGCCGGGGCCATTACGATGTCCTGCTGATGCTGCATCCTTCAAAACTTTTGGCCTGGGCGGCGCTGTTTGCCGGAGTCAAGCAGAAGGCCGGCCTGGGATTCAGGCCCTATTATGTTCTGACGGGATTCAAGCACTCGCATAATGGCCGGAAGTTGAGTGCTCCGCCTGGCTTCGATACTTCCTGCGGAAACTCAGCCAACGGCGGAGCGTATCGAAACGACGGCCATGTTTTACACGAGACCGAATACAATTTTTCCGTGGCCCGCAGTATATTTGATCTGCCCAAAGAGATCGAGCCTCCGCAGATATTTTTGAGCGATACGGAAGAAGCCGAAGCCAAAAATGTCCTGATGTCCATGAATGTCAGGACACCTATTGCAGTGCTCCCTGCCAACCGGGGTTCTTCGGCCAACTGGGAACCGGAGCGCTATCGGCAGCTGGTCCAGAAATTAGTGGAAACCAAGCAGGAAGTTCTGATTCTGGGCGGGCCGGGCGAGGAAGAGATACTGTCCCGGGTCAAAGGCGAAACTAATGCCCCCACGGCCGGGCCGGACCTGACATTGCGGCGGCTGGCTGCAATTTTGGCAAATTGCCGGCAGGTTATAGGCAGCAGCACCGGCACCCTGCACCTGGCCGCGGCGGCGGGCGCAAAAACCGTGGGGCTTTTTTGCCCGGCGCCGGCCAGCCGCCCGGAACGCTGGAGGCCGTTGGGGGAGGAGCATGTTCAGCTGGTGCCTGTTTCTGATTACTGTGAAAAATGTAAGCCCGATGCCAAATGTAATCTTGGGGGCATAGCACTTGAAAAAGTATTAGGTCATATTTTTATAAATGGTAGTA